AGATCACATGTTTAGGGGTTTGTGGTCAGATTTTACAGAAACTTTGATGTCACATCCAGTTTTGACCACACCACGTCCGTCAGTACAGCCTCATTTCGGACATTTGGAACATTTCCTAGTTTTGGCGTGATCAATCAGTGAGAAACGGTTCACCACGGTGGCAGCAGATCCAGAATGCTACCACAGtacttctctctcctcccatttcTTGAGATGAGGACACAAAGGAGCAGGCAATGGACTCGCGCGCCTGCTTCTGACGGGAACAGCCCACTGACGTCCTGCGGTTGTCATCCGAACCATGTTCTCAAAGGTCATCTCTGCAGTACCAAGACGACTCCTGCACAGCTGATGAGTGGGAAATGTCCTACATGTATCTTGGGACCAACCCATCTGCACACGGTTCATTACCTCCGGATCAAAAAGTACCTTGCATCCATGTTTAGCAAAATGCAAACTGTAAGGAGTATATGTTGAAATGTCTGTAATattattgccactttcatatATGCAATATTCTGCATCTATGTTATTTCACAACATATTCTATGATGAATACAACTACAAAATGCTAGAGTGGCgaatatattttctaaatgtaGTTTGTtctgagaaattaaaaacatatttcttgtATTTTTGGCTTTATATTTTCAGGTATGTTACTTTTTGACAACAAGGCAGCACGCTGGAAAAGGCGAGTCATTTTGGAATCACTGTgtgctttggtgtgtgtgtgtggccggGGCCGGGGTCCTATTCAAACTGCACTTATCTGATAAACTCTGCACCTCTAACtcaggtctacggggtaccaaactgcagctttgaccacaaGGCCAAAGAGCCTGCTGCAGTTCGGAACTCCATAGaccccgggttcgaggccgggtggggtgactgctttTGCCCTTCACTACACACTATCCTGCACAACCATACCGCCCAAAACAGGACCCCCCTGTTACCCCCAGCAGAAAGCAAGGTGTAAATTCATCAGAGGAGACTTCCTTTTATTCATACACTGCTTTAGAATTTGCCCCCGAGTCATGAATCTACTTTAGCACACATACTTATTTGCAAAGTTATTCACAAACTGAGGGGTTTTGACTAGCCTTTGAGTAACGAGCTCTCTTCCAGCAGCCTTCTCCACACTGCAGAGTGCTGTTGCCCCTTAGGCAAAGATACTTAATCTGAatttcatcagtaaatatcTTGCTGTGTAAAAGGATAATAGATCAATTGCAACCTGTGTATGTCACCCTAggaaagtgtgtgtgctgtgcaaataaatcatgatatttaatgtaatgaaccACACAGCTTTGAGCTGTTGGCTGCTGAGATGCGCCACTGGTGGAAGAGCATCCTCTCACCCTCTGAAGCCCTCCATCCCAGTGTTACCTGGCGAGGGTAAGGGTGGCAATGAGGTCACCTCCGTGCCATCTGACATGTCTTTCTGGGCACCTGCCTCTTTCCAGAGAAGCCTGTGGCATTTCTGTGTCTCCCTACTGACCGCTGGGAAGGAATCCACATGCTTGCCAGAAGGGGGCGCAAATAAAAAGAGCCTATCAGCTGAACAAGTCTCTTGAGCTTAACTATGACTTTCTGTGCATGGCAACTTATGCACCCAGACAAGAAAGGTACTACTGTGACTTGCTATTTTCACCTCTACTTTAAAAAGCACCTAGGGTGGTTCTTTGATAAAGtgttaataaatacataatgaataatttaggagacgctcttacccagagcgaaTTCCATCAGAACAGAACATAAATGCACGTTTGTAAATcagtacagcagtgtggtgtagtggtacaGAACAGGGCTTGTATCCAAAAGGTGAATGGTGGACAATACGTGTTGGGTAAATTCCCAgctgttgaacccttgggcaGGGTTCTTAACCAAAACCGCATCAGTAAATCTCTGGCTGAACAaatgtgtaacatgtaaaaactgaaagaaattgCTAAATGCTAAGCAGCTCTAATGTAATGCTAGTCAAGTAAGGGCCGTTGATTTGTGAGTCCCTTGGTTTTGGCTTTCACATGCTTTCATCTATTTactattttttgcattttataaatattataaaatgtatacattatagaaattaaatatattagtatatatttattgatGTATATCATATATACAGTCATGATTTCATATGAtttaacatatacagtataggTGAAATCATGACTGTAAAGTACACTACTAATCTTCATCCTCTAATGAACAGCTGCAGATACATTTCAGTGCATACTGATTCCTTAAGTGCAGAGCATGCGTACATAATGTGTGATATTCACAGCAACCTAGCCAAAATAATACAGCAGTAATATTTTCACTGGGATTTTGAATACAAGTGCAGGCTCCAAAGTCAGGGTCAGTGCTGAGGTCACAGCGACAGCAGCTGAACTAAGCAGTCAGTGCCACTTCTAACCTGTGCTTGGCCGTGGCAATTGCACAAATGATTAATTTCAAGCACGGAGCGTCTCTCACACTTGAGTGGGCCTGAACTGTCCTCCAAAGGTCGTTAATGCGCACTGGCTGAATTTAACAGCCAGGCACGTAAATCAAAGGCATGCCATTGATCGCTGGGAGACCGACCGAGAcccaaaaaccaaaaactaaTTTGATTCgcgaaaagaaaaacaagacagcAAAGCGCAAGACGGCTTTGAAATGATAACCATTGACATTTCAGATCTACAAAGGAACGAAGCATCAAAGCATAGAGCACATAATACAAAGCACGAACCGGCAAATGTTTAATGACTTTCATGCGCGTAGTGCGGACTTCAGATATGGTGATGcgccacaaacaaacactgaaacagtgCACTGGAAATACTGACTGCACAAACTGTGGACTTCTCTGTGTAAACATCATAGCTACAAACACAGTGGCTAAAACTCCGATCAAAATGCCCACTCCAACTGCAAAAGTCCTCACATCTCTGTTTGTTAGACACCAGGTTTTAAATTACTCTTTatcaccaccccaccccccaccccctccaaatACTATACACGTTTATATATTACAATGTGATCTAAATTTTACAATCTATAAACATGTTGTTCTTAAGAAGTACCAAATGAGTTAGGTTTCACATTCAGTGAAGAGAGTTAGCTTGAACCAGCTCTGAGAATTTTGAAATTGTTACACGGCTGGTTAGAGGCCATTGACATCTTATTAAGCACAGGACAGCGGGCGGCCGTCCGTGAGACCTGTGCAAGCACGTCGAGCCACCTCAGTAGGCCATGGtctaaaaacaggaaaaaaccaAACTTCATTCGGTGCAAGGCGAGTCATCTTGGGAGACGCCTCAGTTCGCCCAGTCCCATGGGCTGCTGGCAAatggtagggggggggggggggagtggggccATCCCTCTTCTGTCAGTCATAGGTCTCTTCGGCACTCCCAGATTACGACTTATTGAATGtcacaaacagataaaaacgACGCTTCAGTGTATTGAGCTTATGTGCGTTGTGCTCGGTCCTTCAGTCGGCCACAGTGAGTGGGGATGTGGGCCTCCTTTCTCGTCCTTCCTTCCTTTGTTCCTTCCTTCCCCTCTGGGCAGGTTCCTTGCTCTCTCGGGCGGCTCCTCCCGTCTCCAGACCAAGCCTGCTGGTGGCCCTTTCGCGCCCAGGTCTCAGAGGTGTGAGGAAGTGGAGAAGCACAGCTTCAGGGTGTAGGGGTTGGAGCCATCTGCAAGGACAGAGTCATGAAGGTCAGGGTCATTTGCAGTGCCAGAGGGCTCAGCCACAAACCAGCTGTGCCACGCACAACATCACACCCACTCACAACCCAGGTTCAGACACATTCGCGCTCCCAGCCCACTGACTGGCCACAGTGGGAATTTGCAGTTTATGAAATGTCTTAGAGACCACCTTCGCCAGTTCTCTAAAACGGCGGCagtaattcacatttttaccatttcataCGCTTTTGAAAGTTAAAATCATACCTTTTCAGAATAAAGTCAGCATGTACCCAAAAAGAAACCAAGGGAAAGGGTTTTGTTGGATGTAAGAAGGTGAAACTAAGTCACAGCTGATTTATTAGAGCCTGTTTACATACCCCATCTGCATCTGAAAGCTTATCTGAGTGCAGACACTGAAACCCAAAGGAAGACTTTCATTTGCTGCCTTCCTGGAGCAGTGGATGTGCAAATTCTGGAACCTATTCCTGAGGCAGCTCACTGTTCCTCAATTTCATTAAAGGTCCCAATGGTACTGTTACTGTTCCGAAAAATAATGCTGTACCCAAAACTAGTGGTACAATTGCAAAAAAGTAAGCAATCTGCCCTCAGATTtattagttacattacattacattcatttaggagatgctcttatccagagtgacatccagcacaagagaagtgtatccattcaagctgaatgagcaacagtgtcagaccaggctaacaacactcacacaccagtgagtgtgagcacaacgCCATTCAAGCACTATCAagagttaacttgtgctaacctgagaagacagcctagaaactaagggaagtcaagtacacaaactaccatacatcacagtcattaGATGACAATATTCATAACAAAGTGTGAtacaatgtgtaaaataaacagaaaataatacaaGTTGTTAACAAGAGGTGTTAGGaggtggggactgaggtggaaccgagattCAACctgaagaggtggatcttcAGCCTGCATCAgaagtgattctgctgtcctgacccccatgggaagttcattcTACCGATaggggaccagtacagacaggcatcagAGAGGCCAGgtgtctgagaggagagacCCCGTTGGGTCAGTCAGCTTCCCCACGGTTGCAGAGTGTAGTGATCTGGGCCGtacatatggtttgaagactgaCTGTAgatatgagggggctgtcccattcactgtcctgtatgccagaaGCACGCTTTTGAATGTTATGCAAGCTTTATCAGGAAGCTGGTGAGGTGAAGGGAGGAGGGGCATGATTTGACTACGTTTGGGGAGGTTATAGACAAACCATGTAGAGGAGTAGACATTTCTGCATGCCTGAAGGATTTCTGTGACCCTAACCAGCGTTTTTTAATGCTGGGACCTACAATCCAATACAGGTACAATGTGAAATTTCTCCCAGGCAGCAAGCGGATGGCATTAATCCAACGACACACCGAACTATTTCTCACACCTTTGTTTCCAATACACATCCCAGCTCGAATCAGTCTGGAACTGGCTGCTTGTGCTGGCCTTGTGCTGAACCGATAACAGACGAGTCACCTGCACCGTCACGCACTCTGGCGCAGCTAACAGCAGCGGACACatgcttttgcattttctgcCAAGCAGCCTCTACCTACCGGTCCCTCCAATTGACCAAAATGTCCATAGAGCAGTCCTCTGCAGCAGCACACGCTCAGAGGAAGAGCTCCCGTAATGAGAACATATTATGGCAACAAAGGCTTACTTCTCTGCGCAGATGAATAGGCAGCTACATAAAAACAGGGCACAGGACCCCTTTTAGAATGGAACGAAAAAGCTTGAGGCTGTTCAGGCCTCATAATCAGAAAATGCAAAGGCCGGGAAAAGCATCTGGTTAAGACATACCAGGGCCAGTTTAGCCTTGTAAGGCTATGGGACTTTGGTATGTACTTGGGTCTACCACCTACAAAAAAATTCCCTAGGCTTCAGCTTTGCTACACTTTTTCCAGAATAGCTCAGATTCCCAGAACATGAATTTCAAGAGCCATTTACATGTGCGTGTTCAAAAACTATGGTGAACTCATGAAGATTTTCCAGAGAACAGGCCTGTATGCAATTTCAGGTGAACCAGAAAATAGAAGCCTTGTAAAAGCATATGGTCCAGAGACAGgcttgtttctctctcccagaaTGTATCTGTGAGTTTTGCGTGAACTGCTGAGGTGGTCGTGAGATGTAAGCTACCACACTTAACCTAGTCTGGCCCGTGCTACACAGCAGTAGAATGGAGAAATAATGTCCTCCACAGCTCTCTTGGATACATGTAGCAATAACATGCAGTAGTATAACTCTAATCTTGTACATGCCATATCAATACTAATTGTAGAAGCACAGTTCATTCCTATTGAGTCATGGGTAAAGGTTTCAATAATGATAATTCATAATGATATTGCAGAATCGTGAAACTGTAGAGACAAAGTCTCACGTACTCTGGCAATGTCACATTTCTTTGTTGCATATATtacttcttttaaaaacatgtacacatttaGATAACGTGTTATAGCGTGTTATATAGACATGTAAGCAAATAAGCTGCAGGTGAAGGTGACTTATTGTTGAAGTAAGTATATACTGCACTAAGCCACCATTTACATTTCCTCGAAAAACAAACCTCCCAGATATTTCTTCTTGTAAAGCCACTAACCCAGCAACGacgatttgtttttttttttttgtgggggatTTGCAGCAGAAGCTGCCTTGTTGAACCTCCAAATCTCATTAAGGAGTCCCGTGTCCTTGAGTAGGGGCTCATGCCTGGAAGACAGTCACTGGTAGCTGTGATAAAAGATGGAACAAGACTCTGCATTCTTAATTTGCGGAGTGGCACTGGAACCCGTGACGTTACTGCGCCCCGCTGCCTGCGTGCCCTTCAGCGGGACTGGgacgggaggggagggggtgcgACCGGGACACTCACTCGGTATTCTGATCTGGTAGTGGTTGAGCACCGTCAGGACCTCCACGGCGTGCGTCTTGCTGTCGAACTCCAGCAGCCCTGAGATGGTTTTGGAGCAGGCTGCAGGAGAAAGGAGTGGAGGATGGGGCAGACGTGAGTGACGAATCAAGATCATCGACAGAATGAAAAACGGCACAGTCCCTTTTTTTCCTACAGCAGTCCATATTTAAGGGATGGTGCTCCTGCTTTCAAAGACAGGTTTCTTTGCTTAAGTATTTCTGCCTTTTCGGAGATGTAAAACTCCACTGGATATGTGGGTAAGTGTATTTTAAGCACATCAGCAGAAGTCCATAACAGACAGGAGAAGACAGGCAGGAAAACCTTTAACATTATGTAAACCACAGGTAAACACTATGTATACCACATGTAATCAGGAAAACCTTAAGCATTATATAAACCACTTTGGTCAATACAAACAGCCTACAGACATTATCAAACTTTCATATACACTGCATTGATATTGCTTAGGCAATtctcatttcttttgaaatgaaatgtgatttaaataGAACATAAGGCCACCCTGGCTGTACAACATTAAAGGGGCTACGAACTGGCTTTGAAtgctctgtgtcagagagacagcacttACGTTTCGCATCAAACACTTTGAACTTGATGAAACCAGGCACATCGTGTTCCGTGCATAACTGGAGATAAGAGCACAATACATTTGTAACAACGCAACGTGATGACAGTTAATGGAGGTAATGGGGGCGTActtccactagatggcactgttCAACGTTAAACCACCCCCCCTCAGTTAAACTGTGGCTTGCTTCTCCTTCCCATTTGAGGTTGCCGATTACGAGCTCTCCGCAGATTAACTGCGCATCAACTGAGTACCCATGCTGTGAGAGGTCTATGCGCGTCTATAGGCGCAGGACAACGTGAAACAACACTTCGTGAAAAAGGGCAgcaaagccattttgttttagTATGTGTCCCTTCTCCGGTTACTCAGTATTCTTCGAGGGGGTGAGGTAAAGGGGGGCTTTGCAGGccagcccccgccccctttGCCAGGCACAGCACGCaccctctgcagctcctcctccgtGACGCAGGGCGGGACGTTGTAGAAGTGCAGCACGCAGGACGGGGGCTGGATGATGTTCTTGGAGGCCTGGCCGGCGCTGGTGAAGCGGTTGTTGCGGGTCATGGCGAAGTCCTTGTAGCTGCTGGTGCCGTCCTCCAGCTCGAACACCTGGCTGGGGATGACCGCGTGCTGCTTGGACACACTGCGGGTGTGCGGAGAGCAAAGGAGAGCAAGGGAGTGTTAAAGGACAGGGGGCGTCAGAGTAAACACTGGACTCtatgggcgggggggggaacTGGAGCAGTGACAagagaggctgcaggttcagatcccatcgctgctgtgcccttgagcaaggttcttACCCTGaatcgcttcagtaaatataaattagccctgggcaaaaaaaaaaagggggggggggggttctgcaCAGGGATTGCAATCGGTACGCACGGatgtcttggggggggggggggggtacgccTCTGCACAGAACCTCTCCTTCTGCGAAACCTTCAGCTGATGAGCGTTTGGGCAGGGAGAGCGTGTGggtgcaggggagaggggaagtgTGTCTAATGAAATACCACTGGAGCTAGCAGCACATGCAGAGCACAGTGTACCTCTCCCAGGTACTCCTTACGAGTGTAATcctatgaattatttattcGGAATGCCCTGCAATTAAAAGCAGGCTGTTTGGCGAATGCCCACACACGAGCAGGCCAAAGTGAAAGCGCAAATAAAAGGTGTTGTTTACTGGGGCGTGGTGGACAGCACGGGGGGGGGCGACGCTCTCCTGCGGTTCAGTAAGGGCCGGCACAACAGGACAAGATAATCACAGAGCACCTCGAAAACGCCAGCTCACCccagctacccccccccccccggtgctgCTTCTGAACGCCCCACCCAccttcaagcaaaaaaaaccccGCAGAGCGATTTCCAAGGTTTTATTTGATTGCGGCGCTCAAGGAGAACTTAAACGGTTCGACCTCCAGTTATTATTTGCTCTGGTGTTCTGCGCTGTGTGCACTGGGACGTGCGTGCCGCTCGTTCTACAAACAGACCCACCAGGTTCAGACACTGACatccacacaccccacacacagcctcccACAGCAGGGACTGCATTGCAATGAGCCTCCCTGTCCAATCAATATCCTACCTGAGAGTGAAAGACTAGTCACTGACAGTATCCTAATATTCCAGTGTTAGTTAAGAATACTCAATAATTATCCAGTATGACCACacaatataaacagtgaaatattcAGGATaacaaatattcatattaaGTTGGTATCCTGATTGTGATCTGTCCAAGTAAGAACTACAGAATCTTCTGTTAATATATCTTCAAACAGCAGTATAATACAGTACAACACTtcatatttttaagttttagtCCATTTGGGTCAATAAATATTATGAAGGCAtgtcttttcatcttcagtAGTTGTTAATAAGAAATAGAATTGAATTTTACATAGCCTATATGTAACATTTACAAAGGTTGCAGGGATATaaagacaaacatttcaaatgtgggGTAATGTTCATGTAATTTACCAGTGCCTGATGTATTTGTATAaacatgtaatttcatttcatttcattcatttaatataagtacaaatataattttagtGCTGTCCTTCTGTATGCTTCCATGGCTACCACCTCCTCTACCGTCTCTAGAGAGAGATGGCTCAAACCCACACCTTTCTTTATTCTTAACAACACTGTCCTTGCAAACTACAGTTGAAAGtggaatattaaaatgttcGCACGTAAAATTCTCATTCGATgtgttcattcaaaatgaaatcatattcTGAGTATTAAATACTCAGTCAGCGCTATTACATCTATCTTTGCCTGCGAGAAGTCAGAAATGGATGGGCAAAAGTGGTGGttattattcaaatgttttcaCTCACAATGTTTCCCgcacaatgaaatattcaaaggCTTAAAGGTACGACTGGACGTTAGAGAGgttgaaatgtttctgaaactgCGGTTTTGCAAGGTGCTTCCCCTACATGGGAATGCCgccctggataaaggcatctgctagGCACATTAATAATGGACAAACAATCCAATACAGTGAGgttgtgacatcataatgacTGCAGCTTGGTTTAAATGGGAATTCGATGAGGTttgaggcagggggaggggtcagcGGTGGCACAGATACCACAGGAAAGAGGGGTGCTCACCAGACATTGAGCCGCTTGCTGAACACCTTGATGCTGTTGAGGTGCGTGATGGCCCGGTCCACGGCATACTCATCGCCCATCTCCACCAGGGCCGTGCCAGGGACGCTCTTCATGAACTTCACCTGCGACACCACGCAGCCAGACGCAAGCCAATGGTTATTGCCGCGGATCCGGCCACCAGGCGGAACCAGACAAACTCTGGTGATTCCCACTTTCTCCAAGCTCCTCCTGCCTCCCCTCAAGTCAACTGACCTTCTCGATGTTGCCATAGAGACAGAAGAGGTTGAAGATCCGGGTGCAGTTCATCTTGGCCGGGTGCAGGCCGCTCACCATGGCGACGGAGCTGGAGGCGTGGCCCATATAGGAGGAGGTCTGTGGCAGGGGGTAGGCCACCACCTCAGGGATGTCGTGGGAGCTCCTCTTGTACCTGTTGTTGCTGGGGagaggcagcagggggcagtgcgACCCTGGAGAGGAAAGGGTGATGGGATGCCTGAGAGGAGGCTTGACGCAGTGCGAGCTCTCTGagcccacaaaaaaaaaaaaaacacagaaacaaaattacaCACCATTTTCTGCGCCGATGCGCTTGGGCTCCTAATTACCCAGCGCTCACAAGACTGGCTGTTACGTTCaccacaatcttttttttttttccatcatggtCTCTTTCAGCACCGAAATGCCTTTCCCTCATCTCCAGAGTGGAGCCGACAGGGTTTAATTAAACCATGCGAGGGGtggaggcggtgggggggggatgggcgGCCGACTCACCGTAACCATTGTCACCGAAGGAGGACGGGTGCTCTCCCAGGAtggcctgtctctgtctccccttccCCCGCTCTGGAAAACCCACAGATTTGAAAAGGGACAAGGTGTAAAACGAAAAAAAAcgcagagagcagagcacacagctgcacacgGGGCGACGTGAGGAACCAATGAAACGGCACGCGCTGTATGCGAgcggtttggggggggggggtcgacaGGTACAAGACAATGAACAATggcggcaaaaaaaaaaaaaatccagactctttttgacattttacgTTCCCTTCCAATTTCACATATCAGTGGCTGAGCACAGATTCAGTTCACTGGCTGGCTGCTTTACGCAGTGTAACGGAGGGAAGAGGGGGATGAAAGGCCGTTTAAAGGTCACAATTACAGTTCAGCCGTACTGCAGTAGGGGGAGGAGGGCGGTGACCCAGATAAGAGACAAATTATCGACACATTAAAAGGCACATTAGGCGTCATTCTAACTTAATCCTCTCGAGGTGAACCAGAGGAAGCGCGAgtgaatgtatgtttttaccTTCTGCAAAGACTCTCAGTTctgtcagaaaaagaaaaaaaaagaaaaaaggtacaAAAACGTACAAACTGTGCTATCTGTGTGGGCAAGCTTTTACACAATAAAGCAGGTGCCGTGTTTCAGAGTGATATCAAGGAAACATGCTTACAGAATTCACGACTGTGGCCCTTGTACAAGTAAAGGAAACAAGACTATAATGCAGGTCTTACACAGCAAATCAAAACCCATCTAGAGTAAAAGTTGTACAGATTTTAGGAgggaatgaaggaaaaaaaaaacactacagagGGCATTTTAATTGAATGGGGGGCCTCTATTCAATATAACCACAATTTGCTTAAATTTTGCTTTGATAGCTTTCGGCATGTGCTGGGTTTTTCCATTTTGCGGACAACATTTTGTGTTCAGAGGCTGCTGAAATGAAGGATatctgtggtaaaaaaaaaaaaaaaaatcaaagcccGCTCAAAGCTTTGGAAAAAGACCACTGTGGTTAGAATGAATAGAGACCCTGGTTACATTTGGGtggatgcatttcatttcttgttCATATTACAACATTTGGAAAGAAACAGTACCTGCGTTATACCACTAGCGTCAACCGCAACCCTTTCAATGGGGCCTTCGCTTAACTGCcaaagggggaaggggggggctTTCAGCACAAGCGCAAAACATCAACCTGTGTTACATCATTTTACAGTCAGTACAATGCAGGCAGAGACACAAGTGGAGGCACGGAACTGAGTAAAGGAGCCGACAGCCCATCTCTCGCCCAACAGCTTGGGGGCACTCATGTGAAACAGCACTAATTGCTGCCATGTGAGTGGTTAACGGTAGGAAACCGTAGGCGTCGCCAGGCTGCTGAATTAGTGTAAAATCATAAGGCCCGGGGGTTGGGGTTATGTTTGGAGGCTGTGATATACGACGTGTGTGCGCGTGACCTCGGAGCATGGCCTAAGGCCGCCGGGTTCGGGCTGGCTTGCTGTGCCGGTGTGTGTGACCTTGGATGTCCCTAAAGAAAATGGGACCAAGGCAGGCTTtggaattgtgtttgtgtgcttgagggaggtgggggggggggggcatcatgCATCTGCCTGCTCTTAGGTGAAAAACTCTACACTGCAAGCTCCACAGGGCTTCTTCTGGTAGCAGAactgctgcccctgctgtgAGAGACGGCTAGAGCTCCACTCCACAGAAAATACCGGATAATTTCCCCCTTTCATAAAGACATCTTCCGCCTCTTATATAAGCCTGAAATTGCTGGTTATTACCCAAGCCGGCTGCATCGCCATTCCCTCCAGTAGGGCCTTTTTATCAGCACAGAGAGGGTCACAGCAAAAGCCAATCTTCAAGCCTCGAGTCCAGGCAGTGCCCGAGCGGCACGAGGGGGGCGGGACTGGGGATTCAATCCTGAggtgcacctcctcctcctcatcatcaccaGCGTTGCTTCCACAGGAAACGGAGTGACAAATGTCATCCGTTGGGGGGGAGGTCACCCCACTGTCTCTACAACCTGTGTCTTGATCAAGGTGAACAAGAACATTTCCAGGTGCGCTGTGAAACTTGAGGGAACGCATCGGTAGGcgcccacccccccttccctgccccGAGGCAAGACGAAAGCCTGTGGATGATGGGCACGGAATAAATTAGACGGGATAAATAACACCGCCGCGGGAGGCAAACTAATTCTCAGAGGGCCTTTAAAATGAGCCTGTGCCTCCGTGGCATTTCagatttcccatcatgcccGGCTGGAAGTGTTCTAACGAGCTTTCCAAATATTGAACAATCCCCTTCCTTTTCGCAAGGATCCCTGCTGGCGCACCGCACGCTTCAGGGACTGGAGTGGTGACTTTATTCAGTTCCGCGTGCCTCCATTAACATTGGCTTCATATCAAGCATCAACATTCAACGTTcgacattttttttcagctgaaactGAACAATGTGCGGCTCTGCAATAAACAATCCACGGCTTTCGAGCACAAACATTTTCCTCAGCGAGCAACTGGCGACTCAGCCAAAATGGAGTCAGGCTTCTTATCCAATACAGGCACGCTCGGAAAGAGCCCCTGATGGCTGTGAGAGGTTTACCTCTGCCATCTCTTCTCTTGCCATTTATTACTGCTCATCCTTTGTCTTGTGCTTCAGAAAATACATCCCGATCATATACTATGGGCCACAGACAATACGATGATAGGACGACTTCTCTTTGTAGTTAGTTAAGATATTGCAGCTGTAATTGCCATCATCGGATCTTCACCTCTGCAAATAAGCCAAATACCATGCCGTGCTGGTTTTGATGGCACTGCCTGTTTATCAACCTACTCCTCATGTTCCATACTCTATAGCCTTTTGTTCCAATGCGCTGTTGGTAATGGAAGAAAAGACctaacagaataaaacaaacacgAAGATATGTCAAGATACCGAAGCAGGGGAAACGGTTAATATAAGTCAAAGGCTTTTATGAATACAttctatttcattttctctgggtaa
This genomic stretch from Megalops cyprinoides isolate fMegCyp1 chromosome 1, fMegCyp1.pri, whole genome shotgun sequence harbors:
- the LOC118777434 gene encoding heterogeneous nuclear ribonucleoprotein L-like: MSLIEEYEEGEYERAPKRLKTAEVEEGEDLEEGEDSDSASAGLLGDEDDVARPGGEKRAHWSTTKYGSGRKDNGDDAHRIAPSPVVHVRGLCESVVEADLVEALEKFGTICYVMMMPFKRQALVEFEGVESADKCVACGASEAVYIAGQQAFFNYSTSKRITRPTNSDDPNSGNKVLLLSIQNPLYPITTDVLYTVCNPIGNVLRIVIFKRNGIQAMVEFESVQNAQKAKAALNGADIYAGCCTLKIEYARPTRLNVIRNDNDSWDYTKPYLVRRERGKGRQRQAILGEHPSSFGDNGYGSHCPLLPLPSNNRYKRSSHDIPEVVAYPLPQTSSYMGHASSSVAMVSGLHPAKMNCTRIFNLFCLYGNIEKVKFMKSVPGTALVEMGDEYAVDRAITHLNSIKVFSKRLNVCVSKQHAVIPSQVFELEDGTSSYKDFAMTRNNRFTSAGQASKNIIQPPSCVLHFYNVPPCVTEEELQRLCTEHDVPGFIKFKVFDAKPCSKTISGLLEFDSKTHAVEVLTVLNHYQIRIPNGSNPYTLKLCFSTSSHL